A single Hippocampus zosterae strain Florida chromosome 1, ASM2543408v3, whole genome shotgun sequence DNA region contains:
- the med7 gene encoding mediator of RNA polymerase II transcription subunit 7: MGEPQQVSALPPPPMQYIKEYTDENVSKGFAPKPPPPIRDSYMMFGNQFQCDDLIIRPLESQGIERLHPVQFDHKRELKKLNMSILVNFLDLLDILIKSPGSIKREEKLEDLKLLFVHMHHLINEYRPHQARETLRVMMEVQKRQRLDTAERFQKHLERVVELIQGCLASLPDDLPQLEGSDSASDGPRTLISGSGVGPSGQVPRLKTEPMDLEEAGASCMAAGHQSKIIATIKNDKMWDKDAAMCSIIDKIA, from the coding sequence ATGGGTGAACCACAGCAGGTTAGCGCCCTGCCTCCTCCACCTATGCAGTACATCAAAGAGTACACGGACGAGAATGTCAGCAAAGGTTTTGCCCccaaaccaccaccacccatcaGAGACAGTTACATGATGTTTGGAAATCAGTTCCAGTGTGACGACCTGATCATTCGGCCTCTGGAAAGCCAAGGCATCGAGCGGCTCCACCCTGTGCAATTTGACCACAAACGTGAGCTCAAAAAGCTCAACATGTCTATCCTGGTGAACTTTCTGGACCTTCTAGACATCCTCATCAAGAGCCCTGGCAGTATAAAGCGAGAAGAAAAGCTGGAGGACTTGAAACTTCTGTTTGTTCACATGCACCACCTGATAAATGAGTATAGGCCACATCAGGCCAGGGAGACTTTGCGAGTGATGATGGAGGTTCAGAAACGACAGAGACTAGATACAGCAGAGCGGTTTCAAAAGCACCTGGAGCGGGTTGTGGAGTTGATCCAGGGGTGCCTTGCCTCCCTGCCTGATGACTTACCGCAGTTGGAGGGCTCTGACAGTGCTAGTGACGGACCACGAACTCTGATTTCCGGGAGCGGTGTGGGGCCTTCTGGCCAGGTTCCAAGGCTGAAGACAGAGCCTATGGatttggaggaagcaggagcaAGCTGCATGGCAGCAGGTCACCAGAGCAAGATCATAGCTAccataaaaaatgacaaaatgtgggACAAAGATGCAGCCATGTGTAGTATCATTGACAAAATTGCCTAG
- the lonrf1 gene encoding LON peptidase N-terminal domain and RING finger protein 1 isoform X2 has translation MELLECRLCLFPMWEPVTIACGHTFCRRCAGTYLQSKCTTCKERLKQREMRNAKNNVLLIRVIEKCWPEDANIKCHLQEKLRAKQYQEALRVANDGIQQVPEDPSLKLYRVEANCGLLRFSDALADLDYLCCLRPLWTEGFFRKGNILLEMAQQTESLIQFHHCLKLQADFLPAKNQIKKILEAEGISVPEEVSCIMRVLADYLKTSYSMTGLSGTQSSKVNHDTSTECCLSICQAVSILPASEDDEKGMTRKEDVKGRGASLHCREKTLNVLTVSDFECPLCIRLFHEPVTTPCGHTFCKNCIERSLDHNLRCPLCKQPLQEYLKNRKYNITVVVLDIMDCLFPSQLAERKQIHEAEMAELSNLTKDIPIFVCTVAYPGVPCPLHIFEPRYRLMMRRCMETGTKKFGMCSYEHGKGFADYGCMLEILSLDLLPDGRSYVDSVGSNRFRVLKRGLRDGYHTADIEYVEDVKVEGSELELLQHLHDSVYQQAQDWYQRLGGRMRERINRQYGIMPNIEENIQASSNGPAWCWWLLSVLKLDPAYETTVLSLSSLKDRLGHLRLILEYFSQS, from the exons ATGGAGCTGTTGGAATGCCGACTCTGCCTCTTCCCGATGTGGGAGCCGGTGACCATTGCCTGCGGTCACACCTTCTGCAGGAGGTGCGCGGGGACCTACCTCCAGTCTAAATGCACGACTTGTAAAGAGAGGTTAAAACAGAGGGAAATGAGAAACGCGAAGAACAATGTTTTACTCATCCGTGTCATTGAAAAGTGCTGGCCCGAGGATGCAAATATTAAGTGCCATTTGCAAGAGAAGCTCCGCGCCAAGCAATACCAGGAAGCTTTACGCGTCGCAAACGACGGCATACAGCAAG TCCCAGAAGACCCAAGTCTGAAGCTGTACAGAGTTGAAGCAAACTGTGGCCTACTGCGATTTTCTGATGCTCTGGCGGACCTTGACTACCTATGCTGTCTTCGGCCTTTGTGGACTGAG GGCTTCTTTCGGAAAGGGAACATACTGTTGGAAATGGCTCAACAGACCGAATCCCTCATCCAGTTTCACCATTGCCTCAAACTTCAAGCTGACTTTCTTCCTGCTAAGAATCAGATCAAGAAG ATCTTGGAGGCAGAGGGCATCTCAGTGCCAGAGGAAGTCTCCTGCATTATGCGAGTGTTGGCTGATTACTTGAAGACATCCTACTCCATGACAGGCCTCAGTGGCACCCAG AGCTCCAAAGTGAATCATGACACCAGCACCGAGTGCTGCCTCAGCATCTGCCAAGCTGTCTCCATCCTGCCTGCCAGTGAAGACGATGAGAAGGGAATGACAAGGAAGGAGGATGTGAAGGGCAGAG GTGCCAGTTTACACTGCAGAGAAAAAACTCTGAATGTACTCACTGTGTCAGACTTCGAGTGCCCTCTCTGCATCAG GTTGTTTCACGAGCCAGTTACCACTCCGTGTGGTCACACTTTCTGTAAAAACTGCATCGAGAGGAGCCTGGACCACAACCTCCGCTGTCCGCTCTGCAAGCAGCCACTACAAGAG tACTTGAAGAATAGGAAGTACAATATCACAGTTGTGGTTCTGGATATCATGGACTGCCTTTTCCCCTCGCAGCTGGCTGAACGGAAACAAATCCATGAAGCAGAGATGGCAGAactgtcaaa CCTCACTAAGGACATCCCTATatttgtttgcactgtggcCTACCCCGGGGTGCCGTGCCCTTTGCACATCTTTGAGCCTCGATACCGACTGATGATGCGTCGCTGTATGGAGACAGGAACGAAGAAGTTTGGCATGTGCAGCTACGAACATGGCAAAGG CTTTGCTGACTATGGCTGCATGCTGGAGATCCTTAGCCTGGACCTACTGCCAGATGGACGCTCCTATGTGGACAGTGTGGGaagcaacaggttcagggtttTAAAAAGAGGTCTACGAGATGGCTACCACACGGCTGATATTGAATATGTGGAGGACGTCAAG GTCGAAGGGAGTGAACTGGAACTCTTGCAGCATCTTCACGACAGCGTCTACCAACAGGCCCAGGACTGGTATCAGCGGCTTGGCGGCCGCATGAGAGAACGGATCAACAGACAGTATGGAATCATGCCTAATATTGAGGAGAACATTCAG GCCTCGTCCAACGGTCCAGCATGGTGCTGGTGGCTGCTGTCTGTTCTCAAGCTGGACCCTGCCTATGAAACTACAGTCCTCTCTCTTTCTTCGCTTAAAGACCGGCTAGGTCACCTCCGCCTCATCCTTGAGTACTTCTCTCAGAGCTAA
- the lonrf1 gene encoding LON peptidase N-terminal domain and RING finger protein 1 isoform X1, which yields MELLECRLCLFPMWEPVTIACGHTFCRRCAGTYLQSKCTTCKERLKQREMRNAKNNVLLIRVIEKCWPEDANIKCHLQEKLRAKQYQEALRVANDGIQQVPEDPSLKLYRVEANCGLLRFSDALADLDYLCCLRPLWTEGFFRKGNILLEMAQQTESLIQFHHCLKLQADFLPAKNQIKKILEAEGISVPEEVSCIMRVLADYLKTSYSMTGLSGTQVTHPHSDAEGKERRDAYRVRSPDGSSKVNHDTSTECCLSICQAVSILPASEDDEKGMTRKEDVKGRGASLHCREKTLNVLTVSDFECPLCIRLFHEPVTTPCGHTFCKNCIERSLDHNLRCPLCKQPLQEYLKNRKYNITVVVLDIMDCLFPSQLAERKQIHEAEMAELSNLTKDIPIFVCTVAYPGVPCPLHIFEPRYRLMMRRCMETGTKKFGMCSYEHGKGFADYGCMLEILSLDLLPDGRSYVDSVGSNRFRVLKRGLRDGYHTADIEYVEDVKVEGSELELLQHLHDSVYQQAQDWYQRLGGRMRERINRQYGIMPNIEENIQASSNGPAWCWWLLSVLKLDPAYETTVLSLSSLKDRLGHLRLILEYFSQS from the exons ATGGAGCTGTTGGAATGCCGACTCTGCCTCTTCCCGATGTGGGAGCCGGTGACCATTGCCTGCGGTCACACCTTCTGCAGGAGGTGCGCGGGGACCTACCTCCAGTCTAAATGCACGACTTGTAAAGAGAGGTTAAAACAGAGGGAAATGAGAAACGCGAAGAACAATGTTTTACTCATCCGTGTCATTGAAAAGTGCTGGCCCGAGGATGCAAATATTAAGTGCCATTTGCAAGAGAAGCTCCGCGCCAAGCAATACCAGGAAGCTTTACGCGTCGCAAACGACGGCATACAGCAAG TCCCAGAAGACCCAAGTCTGAAGCTGTACAGAGTTGAAGCAAACTGTGGCCTACTGCGATTTTCTGATGCTCTGGCGGACCTTGACTACCTATGCTGTCTTCGGCCTTTGTGGACTGAG GGCTTCTTTCGGAAAGGGAACATACTGTTGGAAATGGCTCAACAGACCGAATCCCTCATCCAGTTTCACCATTGCCTCAAACTTCAAGCTGACTTTCTTCCTGCTAAGAATCAGATCAAGAAG ATCTTGGAGGCAGAGGGCATCTCAGTGCCAGAGGAAGTCTCCTGCATTATGCGAGTGTTGGCTGATTACTTGAAGACATCCTACTCCATGACAGGCCTCAGTGGCACCCAGGTAACACACCCACATAGCGATGCAGAGGGCAAGGAGAGGAGAGACGCATACCGGGTGCGGTCTCCAGACGGG AGCTCCAAAGTGAATCATGACACCAGCACCGAGTGCTGCCTCAGCATCTGCCAAGCTGTCTCCATCCTGCCTGCCAGTGAAGACGATGAGAAGGGAATGACAAGGAAGGAGGATGTGAAGGGCAGAG GTGCCAGTTTACACTGCAGAGAAAAAACTCTGAATGTACTCACTGTGTCAGACTTCGAGTGCCCTCTCTGCATCAG GTTGTTTCACGAGCCAGTTACCACTCCGTGTGGTCACACTTTCTGTAAAAACTGCATCGAGAGGAGCCTGGACCACAACCTCCGCTGTCCGCTCTGCAAGCAGCCACTACAAGAG tACTTGAAGAATAGGAAGTACAATATCACAGTTGTGGTTCTGGATATCATGGACTGCCTTTTCCCCTCGCAGCTGGCTGAACGGAAACAAATCCATGAAGCAGAGATGGCAGAactgtcaaa CCTCACTAAGGACATCCCTATatttgtttgcactgtggcCTACCCCGGGGTGCCGTGCCCTTTGCACATCTTTGAGCCTCGATACCGACTGATGATGCGTCGCTGTATGGAGACAGGAACGAAGAAGTTTGGCATGTGCAGCTACGAACATGGCAAAGG CTTTGCTGACTATGGCTGCATGCTGGAGATCCTTAGCCTGGACCTACTGCCAGATGGACGCTCCTATGTGGACAGTGTGGGaagcaacaggttcagggtttTAAAAAGAGGTCTACGAGATGGCTACCACACGGCTGATATTGAATATGTGGAGGACGTCAAG GTCGAAGGGAGTGAACTGGAACTCTTGCAGCATCTTCACGACAGCGTCTACCAACAGGCCCAGGACTGGTATCAGCGGCTTGGCGGCCGCATGAGAGAACGGATCAACAGACAGTATGGAATCATGCCTAATATTGAGGAGAACATTCAG GCCTCGTCCAACGGTCCAGCATGGTGCTGGTGGCTGCTGTCTGTTCTCAAGCTGGACCCTGCCTATGAAACTACAGTCCTCTCTCTTTCTTCGCTTAAAGACCGGCTAGGTCACCTCCGCCTCATCCTTGAGTACTTCTCTCAGAGCTAA